One segment of Macrotis lagotis isolate mMagLag1 chromosome 1, bilby.v1.9.chrom.fasta, whole genome shotgun sequence DNA contains the following:
- the LOC141490731 gene encoding protein SET-like — protein MSALAAKVSKKDLNSNHDGADETSEKEQQEAIEHIDEVQNEIDRLNEQASEEILKVEQKYNKLRQPFFQKMSELIAKIPNFWVTTFVNHLKVSALLGEEDEEALHYLTRVEVTQFEDIKSGYRIDFYFDENPYFENKVLSKEFHLNESGDPSSKSTEIKWKSGKDLTKRSSQTQNKASQKRQHEEPESFYTWFTDHSDAGADELGEVIKDDIWPNPLQYYLVPDMDDEEGEGEEDDDDDDEEEGLEDIDEEGDEGEEDEDDDEGGEEDEGEND, from the coding sequence ATGTCGGCGCTGGCGGCCAAAGTCAGTAAAAAGGATCTCAACTCCAACCACGACGGGGCCGATGAGACCTCAGAAAAAGAGCAACAGGAAGCAATTGAACATATTGATGAAGTACAGAATGAAATAGACAGACTGAATGAACAAGCCAgtgaggaaattttgaaagtagAACAGAAATATAACAAACTCCGCCAACCCTTCTTCCAGAAGATGTCAGAATTGATCGCCAAAATACCAAACTTCTGGGTAACAACATTTGTTAACCACCTGAAAGTATCTGCACTGCTTGGGGAGGAGGATGAAGAGGCACTGCATTATTTGACCAGAGTTGAAGTGACACAGTTCGAAGATATTAAATCAGGTTAcagaatagatttttattttgatgaaaaCCCTTACTTCGAAAATAAAGTTCTCTCCAAAGAGTTTCATCTTAATGAAAGTGGAGATCCATCTTCAAAGTCAACTGAAATCAAATGGAAATCTGGGAAGGACTTGACGAAACGTTCAAGTCAGACACAGAATAAAGCCAGCCAGAAGAGGCAGCATGAAGAACCAGAAAGCTTTTACACTTGGTTCACTGACCATTCTGATGCAGGTGCAGATGAATTAGGAGAGGTTATCAAAGATGATATCTGGCCGAATCCATTGCAGTACTATTTGGTTCCTGATATGGATGatgaagaaggggaaggagaagaagatgatgatgatgatgatgaagaagaaggcTTGGAGGACATTGATGAAGAAGGTGATGAAGgtgaagaagatgaagatgatgatgagggCGGAGAAGaggatgaaggagaaaatgactaa